From Niallia sp. Man26:
GTTATGGAGAATTTCTTTGGAATTCTTAAATCGGAATTCCTCTACTTAAAGGAATTTGAAAGTATGGAACATTTTAAATTGGAACTTGAAAATTACATAACGTATTACAACACAAAACGCATGAAGGCAAAATTAAAAATGAGTCCGATACAATACCGAACTCATTTTATACAAGCTGCCTGACGAAATAACCGTGTCTAACTTTTAGGGGTCACTTCACTTTGTGTGGGGTTTTTTTATGTTTATTTAGATTATGTTAATATTATGAAGTGTAAGGGTACGTATTGAACCCCTACATACTCTCATGTTAATGTTAACAAAAGTGTATCTAAGGAGGAACATATGATAAAAGGTATCATCTTCGACTTTGACGGGCTTATTTTTGACACAGAAACACATCAGTATCATTTATTGCAAGAGCTGTTTGCAGAACACAGCTGTGAATTGCCATTAGAATTATGGCAAAAGGAAATAGGCACACACACCGATTTTTCCCCATACGTATACCTGGAAGAGCAAGCTAAGAAAAAACTGGACTTAGCGGTAATAGAAAGTACCTTCAAAGAGAACTTTTTGAAAAAGCTGGCATCAGAACAGGAGCGACCAGGAGTAAGAGATTATCTGGAAACAGCCAAATCAGCAGGCTTAAAAATCGGCCTTGCATCCAGCTCCAATTATGAGTGGGTTTCAAGTCATTTAAAAAGATTAGGTCTATTTGATTACTTTGACTGTATCAAAACCTCTGATGATGTAGAAAAAGTAAAACCAGATCCAGCACTTTACATAGAAGCAGCCCGCTGCCTGGGATTGGAGCCGAAAGAATGTATCGCATTTGAAGATTCAGCACACGGAGCGCAAGCTGCAAAAACAGCAGGCTTGAATATTGTCATATTCCCAAACGAAGTAACAAATGCCATGCAGTTCTGTGAAGTGGATTACCGCTTTGATTCCATGCTGGCAATGCCGCTTAGTGAATTGGTTAGTAAGTATAAGTAATAGAGAGCAAAAGAGGAATACCCCCATACAGGAGGCTATTCCTCTTTTTCCATACCAGTTAAATTTCTTTAATCACTATTTCCTTTTCTCTATTAACAAAAAAGTGATAAAGCGCACCATAAAGATTAGCATCGTTTTGAAACTTACAGACTGTAATGTTAGGATTTGCCATATGGAGCGGGTTCTGTTTTTTTATTTCCTCTAATGCCCATTTTGTTCTTTCAATAAGTATTGGCTGTGCGCTGATACCGCCGCCAATCGCAAAGATTTCCGGGTCTAATATATATTGCAAGTTTAATATTTGAGAAGCAAGATAAATACAAAATCCATCAAAAATAGCATTCGCTTCTTCATCTTGGTTGATGATGTATTCAAATACCGCTTCACCGTCCGTTGGATCGTCCAAATTCTTTGCTTCACCAATACGGCGCACCATTTGCAC
This genomic window contains:
- a CDS encoding HAD family hydrolase; translated protein: MIKGIIFDFDGLIFDTETHQYHLLQELFAEHSCELPLELWQKEIGTHTDFSPYVYLEEQAKKKLDLAVIESTFKENFLKKLASEQERPGVRDYLETAKSAGLKIGLASSSNYEWVSSHLKRLGLFDYFDCIKTSDDVEKVKPDPALYIEAARCLGLEPKECIAFEDSAHGAQAAKTAGLNIVIFPNEVTNAMQFCEVDYRFDSMLAMPLSELVSKYK